One stretch of Candidatus Rokuibacteriota bacterium DNA includes these proteins:
- a CDS encoding formyl transferase, with product MRILFMGNNRLAWRVLEWMRGQGEQIVGLVVHTMERQRYRNEIVAASGVDARGVFEGPDLIGPETLSAIRALEPDLGVSVLFGHILKPDLLAAFPQGCINLHPALLPHNRGAYPNVWSIVDRAPAGVTLHYMDIGIDTGDVVVQREVAVEPIDTGETLYRKLETASFDLFTEAWPRFKRGELRRMPQDASAGTYHALKEVERIDRIDLDRDYKARDLLDVLRARTFPPYPSAYFEEGGHRVYVRVQLQYEDGDAQ from the coding sequence ATGAGAATCCTGTTCATGGGGAACAACCGGCTGGCGTGGCGCGTGCTGGAGTGGATGCGAGGCCAGGGCGAGCAGATCGTGGGCCTGGTCGTCCACACCATGGAGCGCCAGCGCTATCGGAATGAGATCGTCGCGGCGTCCGGCGTGGACGCCCGGGGGGTCTTCGAGGGTCCGGATCTGATCGGGCCCGAGACGCTGAGCGCCATTCGCGCGCTCGAGCCCGACCTCGGCGTGTCCGTGCTCTTCGGCCATATCCTCAAGCCGGACCTGCTGGCGGCGTTCCCGCAGGGGTGCATCAACCTCCACCCTGCGCTGCTGCCGCACAACCGCGGAGCGTACCCCAATGTCTGGAGCATCGTGGACAGGGCCCCCGCCGGGGTGACGCTGCACTACATGGACATCGGGATCGACACGGGCGACGTGGTGGTACAGCGCGAGGTGGCGGTCGAGCCGATCGACACGGGAGAGACGCTGTACCGGAAGCTCGAGACCGCCTCCTTCGACCTGTTCACCGAGGCGTGGCCACGGTTCAAGCGAGGGGAGCTGAGGCGCATGCCACAGGATGCGTCCGCCGGGACCTATCACGCGTTGAAGGAGGTCGAGCGGATCGATCGAATCGACCTCGATCGCGACTACAAGGCCCGAGACCTGCTCGATGTCCTGCGTGCCCGGACGTTTCCGCCATATCCGAGCGCCTACTTCGAGGAGGGGGGACATCGTGTCTACGTACGCGTGCAGCTCCAGTACGAGGACGGCGACGCGCAATGA
- a CDS encoding GNAT family N-acetyltransferase, with the protein MATSPVLETPRVRVAPFTLEHVTSGYLGWLNDPTIVRFSEQRHRRHTRESCRAYMESFDGTANYFWALVVRGDGLGYIGTMTAYTDPGHGVADVGILVGQAAAQGRGYAAEAWLAVCDFLFRVAGMRKVTAGTIAPNVAMLNLMKRVGMREDGRRVRHHLWNGEEVDVIHGALFSDEWRQRCPHGPFGAPSAR; encoded by the coding sequence GTGGCGACGTCGCCGGTGCTCGAGACGCCGCGCGTGCGGGTCGCGCCCTTCACACTGGAACACGTGACGTCCGGGTACCTGGGGTGGCTGAACGACCCGACCATCGTGCGCTTCAGCGAACAGCGCCATCGGCGGCATACCCGGGAGAGCTGCCGAGCATACATGGAGTCCTTCGATGGCACGGCCAACTATTTCTGGGCCCTGGTCGTGCGGGGCGACGGGCTGGGCTACATCGGGACCATGACCGCGTACACGGACCCGGGCCACGGCGTCGCGGACGTGGGCATCCTGGTCGGCCAAGCCGCCGCGCAGGGTCGGGGCTATGCGGCGGAGGCTTGGCTCGCCGTGTGTGACTTCCTCTTCCGGGTCGCGGGGATGCGCAAGGTCACCGCGGGCACGATTGCGCCGAACGTGGCGATGCTGAATCTCATGAAGCGGGTGGGCATGCGGGAGGACGGCAGGCGCGTGCGCCACCATCTCTGGAACGGGGAGGAGGTTGACGTGATCCACGGGGCCCTCTTCAGCGATGAGTGGCGGCAACGCTGTCCCCACGGGCCGTTCGGTGCGCCCAGTGCGCGGTGA
- a CDS encoding DegT/DnrJ/EryC1/StrS family aminotransferase has product MDGLALLGGPRAVPGPIPRYCSLGPEEAEAARRVVASGVLSAFFGSAGANFLGGPEVKAFEREWADAFGAAHAVSVNSATSGLIAAVGACGIGPGDEVIVSPFTMSASASCVRVLGGTPVFADLDAATFNLDPRSVAACITPRTRAIIVVDLAGQPADLDELLALARPRGIRVIEDAAQAPGALYKGRWAGTLADIGVFSLNCHKTIQTGEGGVCCTDDAALALRLQLIRNHGEGVVEEMGITREAERLLGFNFRLGEIEAAIGREQLRKLARLTTPRQENARVYDRRLGALPGLTVPLVKPDRTHVYYTYMMRIDPAAAGMSRRQVVRALAAEGVECFEGYCRPLYLQPLYQAEWSGKDGRKYGSGLCPVTERLYQEEVFFHSLLYEELRTPWVDQICHAFEKVWAHRDELAMMEDDGARAIRRA; this is encoded by the coding sequence ATGGACGGGCTAGCTCTCCTCGGTGGCCCCCGCGCGGTCCCGGGGCCAATCCCCCGGTACTGCTCCCTTGGGCCGGAAGAGGCGGAGGCAGCGCGCCGGGTCGTCGCGAGCGGCGTCCTGAGCGCCTTCTTCGGCTCCGCCGGAGCCAACTTCCTGGGCGGGCCCGAGGTGAAGGCGTTCGAGCGGGAATGGGCGGATGCCTTCGGGGCGGCGCATGCCGTGTCGGTCAACAGCGCGACGAGCGGACTCATCGCCGCGGTGGGCGCGTGCGGCATCGGCCCCGGCGACGAGGTCATCGTGTCGCCCTTCACGATGAGCGCGTCGGCCAGCTGTGTGCGAGTCCTCGGAGGGACGCCGGTGTTCGCGGATCTGGACGCCGCGACCTTCAATCTCGACCCGCGCAGCGTGGCGGCCTGCATCACGCCCCGGACCCGCGCGATCATCGTCGTGGACCTCGCGGGGCAACCCGCGGACCTGGACGAGCTGCTGGCGCTCGCCCGGCCGCGCGGAATCAGGGTGATCGAGGACGCGGCCCAGGCTCCAGGCGCCCTGTACAAGGGGCGCTGGGCCGGGACCCTCGCCGACATCGGGGTCTTCAGCCTCAACTGTCACAAGACGATCCAGACGGGCGAGGGCGGCGTGTGCTGCACGGATGATGCCGCGCTCGCGCTGCGGTTGCAGCTCATCCGCAACCACGGCGAGGGCGTGGTGGAGGAGATGGGGATCACGCGGGAAGCGGAGCGCCTCCTGGGCTTCAACTTCCGGCTGGGCGAGATCGAGGCGGCGATTGGCCGGGAGCAGCTGAGGAAGCTCGCGCGCCTCACCACGCCGCGCCAGGAGAACGCTCGCGTCTACGACCGGCGCCTCGGCGCCCTGCCCGGGCTCACGGTGCCGCTCGTCAAGCCGGACCGAACGCACGTCTATTACACCTACATGATGCGGATCGATCCGGCCGCCGCGGGCATGAGCCGGCGCCAGGTGGTGCGCGCGCTGGCCGCCGAGGGCGTCGAGTGCTTCGAGGGGTACTGCCGCCCCCTCTACCTGCAGCCCCTCTACCAGGCGGAGTGGTCCGGCAAGGACGGCCGCAAGTACGGATCGGGGCTTTGTCCCGTGACGGAACGGCTGTACCAGGAAGAGGTGTTCTTTCACAGCCTCCTCTACGAGGAGCTGCGGACCCCCTGGGTCGACCAGATCTGTCACGCCTTCGAGAAGGTCTGGGCGCACCGTGACGAGCTCGCGATGATGGAGGACGATGGCGCACGTGCGATTCGCCGCGCGTGA
- a CDS encoding Gfo/Idh/MocA family oxidoreductase codes for MRAVIVGCGRIAGGYGEGHGDAILTHVAAYRKLGVDVVGCCDLDGARAEAFARRWGIGAADARLGRLLASTQPDIVSVCTPPTERESTLRTLIACGSIRAALFEKPLASTGDQAAAIARSARAWGRPVLVNYFRAYDPFYQQLVRECAGGRFGPVHGIVVRYYGSAVANASHLLERVLEMLGGPDHAARLAGDDEAPLFELRFRSTEARALFLPTPGTQYAPMEMDLLFEAGRIRVLDSEQRVEWFRAFPLREFEGYCGLVPLADAPTEQPDWQAMLNVFRELVRVANSGSGDERGVERAVAVSRILDTVGAGR; via the coding sequence ATGCGGGCCGTGATCGTCGGGTGCGGTCGGATCGCCGGCGGGTACGGTGAGGGGCACGGCGACGCTATCCTCACGCATGTCGCCGCGTACCGGAAGCTGGGCGTGGACGTTGTCGGCTGTTGCGACCTCGACGGCGCCAGAGCCGAGGCCTTCGCGCGGCGCTGGGGAATCGGCGCAGCGGATGCTCGGTTGGGTCGCCTGCTGGCCTCGACGCAGCCCGACATCGTGAGTGTCTGCACGCCGCCCACGGAGCGCGAGTCCACCCTGCGGACCTTGATCGCGTGCGGGTCCATCCGTGCGGCGCTCTTCGAGAAACCCCTGGCCTCGACCGGCGACCAGGCTGCCGCAATCGCGCGGAGCGCGCGCGCCTGGGGCCGGCCAGTTCTCGTCAACTACTTCCGGGCCTACGACCCCTTCTACCAGCAGCTCGTCCGTGAATGCGCCGGCGGGAGGTTCGGACCCGTGCACGGCATCGTGGTCCGCTACTACGGCTCGGCCGTGGCCAACGCCTCCCACCTCCTGGAGCGGGTGCTCGAGATGCTGGGCGGGCCAGACCATGCCGCGCGCCTGGCCGGAGACGACGAGGCACCCCTGTTCGAGCTGCGGTTCCGCTCGACGGAGGCGCGCGCGCTCTTCCTCCCGACTCCCGGCACCCAGTACGCTCCCATGGAAATGGATCTGTTGTTCGAGGCCGGGAGGATCCGCGTGCTCGACTCGGAGCAGCGGGTGGAGTGGTTCAGGGCGTTCCCCCTCCGGGAATTCGAGGGATACTGTGGTCTCGTGCCCCTCGCGGACGCCCCGACCGAACAGCCCGACTGGCAGGCGATGCTGAACGTGTTCCGGGAGCTCGTGAGGGTCGCGAACAGCGGAAGTGGGGACGAGCGAGGGGTCGAGCGCGCAGTCGCGGTCTCGCGGATCCTCGATACCGTGGGCGCCGGCCGGTGA
- a CDS encoding glycosyltransferase family protein produces MATVEARMASSRLPGKNARPILGRPMLARLLERLKRATEVDVVCLATTEQALDDELAGIAREQGAAVFRGAVDDVLSRVLGAAASVSADAIVEITGDCPLIDPAIVDAVMRRYVKGGFDYVANVLDVLTFPIGFDVQVYSVDLLADVERLAQDPEDRLNVTSFIYRHPDRYRLLNVTAPSSLNRPAYRLCVDYSEDLEVVRAIFAALYSADPAFSAATIIGFLDQRPDLVAKNTWMDDAFSFPSSGGAATQELLEMAL; encoded by the coding sequence GTGGCGACGGTCGAGGCGCGAATGGCGTCGTCCCGCCTGCCCGGCAAGAATGCGCGGCCGATCTTGGGCAGGCCGATGCTGGCGCGCCTCTTGGAGCGCCTGAAGCGGGCGACAGAGGTGGACGTCGTCTGCCTGGCGACCACGGAACAGGCGCTGGACGACGAGCTGGCGGGGATTGCGCGAGAGCAGGGGGCGGCGGTGTTCCGGGGGGCGGTGGACGACGTGCTCTCGCGGGTGCTCGGGGCCGCCGCGTCCGTGAGCGCCGACGCGATCGTCGAGATCACCGGCGACTGCCCCCTGATCGACCCCGCGATCGTGGATGCCGTGATGAGGCGCTACGTGAAGGGCGGGTTCGACTACGTCGCCAACGTCCTCGACGTGCTGACGTTCCCGATCGGCTTCGACGTTCAGGTGTATTCCGTGGACCTGCTGGCAGACGTCGAGCGGCTGGCGCAGGATCCGGAGGATCGGCTCAACGTCACCAGCTTCATCTATCGGCACCCCGACCGGTATCGGCTGCTCAACGTGACCGCGCCGTCGTCATTGAACCGGCCGGCCTACCGGCTCTGCGTGGACTACAGCGAGGATCTCGAGGTCGTGCGCGCCATCTTTGCCGCGCTGTATTCCGCCGACCCCGCGTTCAGTGCCGCGACGATCATCGGTTTCCTGGACCAGCGACCGGATCTCGTCGCGAAGAATACCTGGATGGATGACGCGTTTTCGTTCCCGTCGTCCGGAGGGGCGGCGACCCAGGAGTTGCTCGAGATGGCCCTCTAG